One part of the Hydrogenobacter sp. T-2 genome encodes these proteins:
- a CDS encoding MFS transporter, whose translation MANRLRLFSFALYDAGETILGALVFSTLYPLYITRHIDVKTYSFFYGFAFFLSFVVALQLGRLADKKGWRKRFFTLFSLSVPILCLMLFASFEKPLLNFLLYLVLAVFHQQALVFYNSLLKSFETKGFASGFGVALGYVGSATALIFLAPSLSLPMAFLWVAFIFFSLSLPSLLSLSEPAGKQEIKLLELIKDKGFILTMASMLFLMELAHTMIAMMGVYLREVYGLSQGDIYKTIGFSALGGVFGGLLFGKLTDKLSAKRLFPIGFLLWSVFLLSLYITPKEFLLPLGFFAGLSLAHLWTTSRVFIIERFSGAHVAVRFSFYSLSERIASSLGLVLWSFFLLITGEDYRLSALLMIALPIFGYILYTLSEKK comes from the coding sequence GTGGCTAATAGGCTCAGGCTCTTTTCCTTTGCTCTATACGATGCGGGAGAGACCATACTGGGTGCCTTGGTCTTTTCCACCCTATATCCTCTTTACATAACAAGGCACATAGATGTTAAAACTTATTCCTTTTTCTATGGCTTTGCCTTTTTCCTCTCCTTCGTTGTAGCACTGCAACTTGGCAGGCTCGCAGACAAGAAAGGCTGGAGAAAGAGGTTTTTTACCCTCTTTAGCCTCTCTGTCCCTATCCTGTGTCTTATGCTTTTTGCTTCCTTTGAAAAGCCCTTGCTTAATTTTCTCCTCTATCTTGTTTTGGCGGTTTTTCACCAGCAAGCCCTTGTTTTTTATAACTCTCTCCTTAAGTCCTTTGAGACAAAGGGTTTTGCCTCTGGCTTTGGTGTTGCCCTTGGTTATGTAGGCTCTGCAACCGCCCTTATATTTCTTGCTCCAAGTCTTAGCCTGCCTATGGCTTTTCTGTGGGTTGCTTTCATATTTTTCTCCCTTTCTCTTCCTTCCCTCCTAAGCCTTTCAGAGCCTGCAGGCAAGCAAGAGATAAAGCTCCTTGAGCTTATCAAAGACAAGGGCTTTATCCTTACTATGGCTTCCATGCTCTTTCTTATGGAGCTTGCCCATACTATGATAGCCATGATGGGTGTGTATTTGAGGGAGGTCTACGGGCTTTCGCAGGGAGATATATACAAAACCATCGGCTTTTCCGCACTTGGTGGAGTCTTTGGAGGTCTCCTTTTTGGAAAGTTAACGGACAAACTCTCAGCCAAAAGGCTTTTTCCTATTGGCTTTCTTCTGTGGAGCGTCTTTTTGCTCTCTCTTTACATAACGCCCAAAGAATTTCTTTTGCCCCTTGGGTTTTTTGCAGGTCTTTCCTTAGCACATCTTTGGACCACTTCAAGGGTATTTATAATTGAGAGGTTCTCAGGAGCACATGTGGCAGTGAGGTTTTCCTTCTATTCTTTAAGCGAAAGGATAGCCTCAAGCCTTGGTCTTGTGCTGTGGTCCTTTTTCTTGTTAATAACGGGAGAGGACTACAGACTGTCCGCCTTGCTTATGATAGCGTTGCCTATTTTTGGATATATACTCTACACTCTATCAGAGAAAAAGTAG